In a single window of the Christensenella timonensis genome:
- the arsM gene encoding arsenite methyltransferase — protein MSNNKNMKDEIKKYYGGIASEVTTGTGEAPCCCCKPQKSQVLYDDEYLEGLPEEALKASIGCANPIFLANIQQGETVLDLGSGGGIDVLISAKYAGETGKVYGLDMTDEMLHLANENKARSGKKNVEFIKGYIEDIPLDDNTVDVVTSNCVINLSEDKSAVLCETYRVLKPGGRIAIADVVELKPVRAELRKNAQLWVGCISGALSIETYTQKLEAAGFKNIEITIVDSYTKEFLRDFATNKGLEFGLSDEDANELDNAFASAYVKAYK, from the coding sequence ATGAGTAATAATAAGAATATGAAAGACGAGATTAAAAAATACTATGGTGGTATTGCAAGCGAGGTAACTACGGGTACAGGGGAAGCTCCCTGCTGTTGCTGTAAGCCCCAAAAAAGCCAAGTATTGTACGACGATGAATATTTAGAGGGATTACCCGAAGAAGCATTGAAAGCATCAATCGGCTGTGCAAATCCAATCTTCTTGGCAAATATCCAGCAAGGCGAAACTGTACTTGATCTTGGTAGCGGGGGTGGAATTGACGTATTGATTTCTGCAAAATATGCAGGTGAAACGGGCAAGGTTTACGGGCTTGATATGACTGACGAAATGCTTCATTTGGCAAATGAAAATAAAGCACGAAGCGGAAAGAAAAATGTTGAATTTATTAAAGGCTACATTGAAGATATTCCGCTTGATGATAATACCGTTGACGTTGTTACCTCTAATTGCGTAATCAATTTAAGTGAAGATAAAAGCGCGGTACTTTGTGAAACATATCGAGTTTTGAAACCGGGCGGTCGTATTGCGATTGCCGATGTTGTGGAGTTAAAGCCTGTAAGGGCAGAGTTGCGAAAAAATGCTCAACTTTGGGTTGGTTGCATTTCTGGTGCTCTTTCGATTGAGACATATACCCAAAAACTGGAAGCGGCAGGATTCAAAAATATTGAAATCACGATAGTGGATTCTTACACAAAAGAGTTTTTGCGTGACTTTGCAACAAATAAGGGCTTGGAATTTGGTCTTTCTGATGAGGACGCAAACGAACTCGACAACGCATTTGCGAGTGCCTATGTAAAGGCTTATAAATAA
- a CDS encoding glycosyltransferase family 2 protein, with protein sequence MYTFFLMVEDYIKTHNLHLFMFFFAFIFIRWGIVFFHAIRYKPYDYEDKEINYFTSVLLPVVDEPLDLFYSVLMKIARQNPSEIIVVINGPKNEGLENLCVDFNRNLPIGFTPVQHYYTPVAGKRNGIRVAMEHINPNSDITVLVDSDTVWTEDTLSELLKPFACDQKIGGVTTRQKILDPDRKLVTMFANLLEEIRAEGTMKAMSVTGKVGCLPGRTIAFRTQILIDVMYDFMNETFMGFHKEVSDDRSLTNLTLRKGYKTVMQDTSVIYTDVPTEWKKFIRQQLRWSEGSQYNNLRMTPWMLKNAKLMCFIYWSDMISPMMLVSVYANTIICKVLNILGCAIPTLAYTAPWWQIILFILLGCIISFGSRNIKVMRSVKWYYTLLLPVFILVLTVVMVPIRLLGLMLCSDDMEWGTRKLEEDNDKAEVP encoded by the coding sequence ATGTACACATTTTTCTTGATGGTCGAGGATTATATCAAAACTCATAACCTTCACCTCTTTATGTTTTTCTTCGCATTCATTTTCATTCGATGGGGAATAGTATTTTTCCATGCTATTCGATATAAGCCATATGATTATGAAGATAAAGAAATAAATTATTTTACATCGGTGCTGCTCCCAGTCGTTGACGAACCATTAGATCTATTTTATAGTGTTCTGATGAAAATAGCACGCCAGAATCCGTCTGAGATTATAGTTGTCATTAATGGGCCAAAAAACGAGGGGCTTGAAAACCTGTGTGTAGATTTCAACAGGAATTTACCAATTGGCTTTACTCCTGTTCAGCATTATTATACACCTGTTGCCGGTAAGAGAAATGGGATCCGTGTGGCAATGGAGCACATTAATCCGAATTCCGATATAACAGTGCTTGTGGATAGTGATACGGTATGGACAGAGGATACTTTGTCCGAGTTGCTGAAGCCTTTTGCTTGTGATCAAAAAATTGGCGGTGTTACAACCAGACAGAAAATACTTGATCCTGACCGCAAACTCGTAACCATGTTTGCAAATTTGCTTGAAGAGATCAGAGCTGAAGGAACGATGAAAGCAATGAGCGTTACAGGCAAAGTGGGCTGCCTTCCCGGCAGGACAATTGCTTTCCGTACTCAGATTTTGATAGATGTGATGTATGACTTTATGAATGAGACATTCATGGGATTTCACAAAGAAGTATCCGATGACAGAAGCCTCACAAACCTGACGCTCCGAAAGGGGTACAAAACAGTTATGCAAGACACCTCAGTAATTTATACAGATGTGCCCACCGAATGGAAAAAATTTATCAGGCAGCAGTTAAGATGGTCGGAAGGTTCACAGTATAACAATCTGAGAATGACTCCTTGGATGTTAAAAAACGCCAAGCTGATGTGCTTTATTTACTGGTCAGATATGATTAGTCCGATGATGCTGGTTAGCGTTTATGCCAATACTATAATTTGCAAGGTGTTAAATATACTTGGCTGCGCGATTCCAACATTGGCATATACCGCTCCATGGTGGCAGATCATTCTCTTTATTCTTCTTGGTTGTATCATTAGTTTTGGTTCACGAAATATTAAGGTTATGAGAAGTGTGAAGTGGTATTATACATTACTGCTTCCAGTATTCATCCTTGTTTTAACTGTTGTCATGGTTCCTATCCGATTGCTAGGCCTTATGCTCTGCTCTGACGATATGGAATGGGGCACCCGGAAATTGGAGGAGGACAATGATAAAGCGGAAGTTCCTTAA
- a CDS encoding helix-turn-helix domain-containing protein, with protein MNYTDYMNEDSLEYIKKFVAQRVNELLTENEITNRKALSHLVGYNEHFISDLLCKKRSPYVVSIYDICEFFGITLEDFFRVDYSKDKTVASVMKLLVDQYKPEELSLLYDILSHVDKDSIITLLSSYRLYFESKKEDENKKI; from the coding sequence TTGAATTATACTGATTACATGAATGAAGATAGTTTAGAATATATAAAGAAATTTGTAGCCCAAAGGGTTAATGAATTGCTTACCGAAAATGAAATAACGAACAGAAAAGCACTTAGTCATTTGGTTGGATATAATGAGCATTTTATATCCGATTTGTTATGTAAAAAACGCAGTCCGTATGTAGTCAGTATTTACGATATATGCGAATTTTTTGGTATCACACTTGAAGATTTCTTCCGTGTTGATTATAGCAAGGATAAAACGGTAGCATCGGTTATGAAGTTGTTAGTTGATCAGTACAAACCGGAGGAATTATCTTTACTATATGATATTCTAAGTCATGTTGATAAGGATAGCATAATTACCTTGCTTTCAAGTTATCGCCTTTACTTTGAATCTAAAAAAGAAGATGAAAATAAGAAAATTTGA
- a CDS encoding glycoside hydrolase family 26 protein yields the protein MIKRKFLNCICIFAAAIFILWVGCNEQPVDTEKADGSDSIASIEAPSNSQATLEEPTTESIVTESSVVESEYYPITEGQRYLGVYVQGPEETDVLADSINTLAWFDRFDQTSDYKISLCLDDNKYIAFITLQPTDWDLKLVSDGYYDDLIIEYFKKLSSDNRANTELFVRLAHEMEMRPSYKSGWYSWQTDDAHAYVNAWVHIVNLGREYAPNVKWVWSPNRADEYTTKYYPGDEYVDYVGLTLNNTLDSRESFQQFYENEGQRDYLEAYNKPIIFGEIAEHSTSDEVRNEYIQSVFDYLGTYDKCIGFIFLNQDIESARQYKFTDCELILDTFIENARDYICAK from the coding sequence ATGATAAAGCGGAAGTTCCTTAATTGCATTTGTATATTCGCGGCTGCTATATTTATATTATGGGTTGGTTGCAACGAACAGCCTGTCGATACCGAGAAGGCCGATGGCTCTGACAGCATTGCGTCTATTGAGGCTCCGAGTAATAGTCAAGCTACACTGGAAGAACCAACTACGGAATCTATTGTAACAGAATCCTCAGTTGTCGAGTCTGAATATTATCCTATTACAGAGGGACAAAGATATTTGGGCGTTTATGTTCAAGGCCCCGAAGAGACTGATGTTTTAGCTGACAGCATCAATACTTTAGCTTGGTTTGATCGTTTTGATCAGACAAGTGATTACAAGATTTCTTTATGTTTAGACGACAATAAATATATAGCGTTTATCACTTTGCAGCCTACCGACTGGGACTTAAAATTGGTTTCTGACGGGTATTATGATGATTTAATTATTGAATATTTTAAGAAACTCTCTTCGGATAACAGAGCCAATACAGAACTTTTTGTTCGATTAGCGCATGAAATGGAAATGAGGCCCTCTTACAAATCTGGTTGGTACAGTTGGCAAACAGATGATGCTCACGCATATGTAAACGCTTGGGTTCACATTGTGAACTTGGGTAGGGAATATGCTCCCAATGTTAAGTGGGTATGGTCTCCCAACAGGGCAGACGAATACACAACGAAATATTATCCAGGTGATGAGTATGTTGATTATGTCGGATTGACATTGAATAACACATTGGATTCCCGTGAGAGTTTTCAGCAATTCTATGAAAATGAAGGTCAAAGAGACTATTTGGAAGCATATAATAAGCCAATTATTTTTGGAGAGATCGCGGAGCATAGCACCAGTGATGAAGTTCGCAATGAATACATACAATCTGTTTTTGATTATCTTGGAACCTACGATAAATGCATCGGTTTTATTTTCTTAAATCAAGATATAGAAAGTGCAAGACAATACAAGTTTACAGATTGCGAATTGATATTAGATACATTTATTGAGAATGCGAGGGATTACATTTGTGCGAAATAA
- a CDS encoding nucleotide sugar dehydrogenase produces the protein MQITVVGAGYVGLSLATLLGQKHEVIVLDIDEEKVAKVNSRISPVQDVYLEKFFAERKLNLTATVDTAIAYKDAEYVIITTPTNYEDETNSFDTHAVDSTIEICMANNDHCIMIIKSTVPVGYTRSVRKKYNTSHILFSPEFLRETKALYDNLYPSRIVVGTDIADPAMVIHAQVFSTILQECANKEDIPVLIIGLDEAEAAKLFANTYLAMRVAFFNELDTFAEMNGLSTKNIIDAICHDPRIGKHYNNPSFGYGGYCLPKDTKQLKSSFHDIPENLITAVCQANHTKKGHVIKGILNKHPGTVGIYRLTAKSNSDNFRSSAVWGVMEGLSKEKQEIVIYEPLLGDAAEFMGYKVVHSFAEFKRSCDVIVANRVSSELSEVMYKVYTRDIFGRD, from the coding sequence ATGCAAATTACTGTTGTAGGCGCAGGTTATGTGGGGTTATCTCTTGCCACTCTGTTAGGCCAAAAGCATGAAGTAATAGTGCTTGATATTGATGAAGAAAAGGTTGCGAAAGTTAATTCCCGTATTTCTCCCGTTCAGGACGTATATCTCGAAAAGTTTTTTGCCGAAAGAAAACTAAATTTGACAGCCACTGTAGATACGGCAATAGCATATAAAGACGCCGAGTATGTAATTATTACAACACCTACTAATTATGAGGATGAAACCAATAGCTTTGATACTCATGCGGTTGATTCCACCATAGAAATTTGTATGGCAAATAATGATCATTGCATTATGATCATCAAAAGTACGGTTCCTGTTGGGTATACAAGGAGTGTGCGAAAAAAATATAACACCAGCCACATTCTATTTTCCCCTGAATTTTTAAGAGAAACGAAAGCCCTATACGACAATTTGTACCCTTCCAGAATTGTTGTTGGTACAGATATTGCAGACCCTGCTATGGTTATCCATGCACAGGTTTTTTCAACCATCTTGCAAGAGTGCGCAAATAAAGAAGATATTCCCGTCTTGATTATAGGGCTTGATGAAGCAGAAGCCGCTAAACTTTTCGCTAATACTTATTTAGCCATGCGTGTTGCGTTCTTTAACGAATTGGATACCTTTGCAGAAATGAATGGGTTAAGTACAAAGAACATCATAGATGCAATTTGTCATGATCCTCGAATTGGTAAGCATTATAACAATCCATCTTTTGGCTATGGCGGATATTGCCTCCCGAAAGATACAAAGCAGTTGAAATCAAGTTTTCATGATATTCCTGAAAATTTGATTACCGCTGTGTGTCAGGCAAACCACACCAAAAAAGGCCATGTCATAAAGGGAATTCTGAATAAACATCCTGGCACAGTTGGTATTTACCGCTTAACGGCAAAGTCTAATTCTGACAATTTCCGTTCAAGTGCTGTTTGGGGTGTTATGGAGGGGCTTTCCAAAGAAAAACAAGAAATTGTAATATATGAACCCTTATTAGGCGATGCCGCAGAGTTTATGGGTTATAAGGTTGTACATTCTTTTGCGGAGTTTAAGCGTTCATGTGATGTTATTGTTGCTAATAGAGTTTCCAGTGAACTCTCGGAAGTTATGTATAAGGTTTATACAAGAGACATCTTTGGAAGAGATTGA
- a CDS encoding ArsR/SmtB family transcription factor, translated as MKTNYTDYANTFKAIAEPTRLQIIDMLSCGELCACVIHEKFDITQPTLSHHMKILCDSGIVIPRKDGKWTHYSLNEQRLNEIRDFMNMLTVTEKACICNE; from the coding sequence ATGAAAACAAACTATACGGATTATGCAAATACATTTAAAGCGATTGCCGAACCTACTAGATTGCAAATTATAGATATGCTTTCGTGTGGAGAACTTTGTGCGTGCGTAATTCATGAAAAGTTTGATATTACACAGCCGACCCTTTCCCACCATATGAAAATATTATGTGATAGCGGGATTGTTATTCCACGAAAAGATGGAAAATGGACACACTATTCTTTAAACGAGCAACGTCTAAATGAAATTCGTGATTTTATGAATATGTTGACGGTTACAGAGAAAGCTTGTATTTGCAACGAATAA
- a CDS encoding relaxase/mobilization nuclease domain-containing protein: MAYCEIHPIKSTLRKALDYVTKPEKTDGGRLVSSYGCTPETADVEFFYTISQGMNKGDNLAHHMIQSFAPGEVTPEEAHKLGQEWAEKVLKGKYEYVIATHTDSRCVNNHIMFCATNFVDHHKYISNERTLAQIRRLSDDLCRTHGLSVIETTERSAKSKSGKEYHAAREGRGWKSKLYRLIDDTIPHVKTFDELLQRISAAGYEVSRTKKVLKFRAPGQDKFTRGHDDYTEMRIRERIAGGASRKPQRDDKGVNLVIDIQNSIKAQQNEGYKRWAKVFNLKETSKAVNYLTEHNITDREQLARIVKDAATKFDKTAADLRGIEKRLSDVLLTMKHTENYRRMKPTYDKYLAAKNKDRYYSEHESSLILFHAAKKGLADLGIKGRASIPADLHKEYGKLQNKKDSLYRSYRTQKKEVRELEIIKANVDSLLEPPRLERESKEKQR, from the coding sequence TTGGCATATTGTGAGATACACCCTATTAAGTCAACGCTAAGAAAAGCACTTGACTATGTCACCAAGCCAGAAAAGACGGACGGCGGGCGGCTGGTGTCCTCCTATGGTTGTACCCCGGAAACGGCAGATGTAGAATTTTTCTACACGATTTCACAAGGCATGAACAAAGGGGACAATCTCGCACACCATATGATACAGAGCTTTGCCCCCGGTGAAGTCACCCCGGAAGAAGCGCACAAGCTGGGGCAGGAATGGGCTGAAAAGGTGTTAAAAGGCAAATATGAATATGTGATTGCAACACATACCGATAGCCGTTGTGTCAATAATCACATTATGTTTTGCGCGACCAATTTTGTCGATCATCACAAGTATATTTCAAATGAGCGCACCCTTGCACAAATACGCCGACTAAGCGACGATCTTTGCCGGACGCATGGTCTGTCTGTGATTGAAACGACGGAACGCAGCGCAAAGAGCAAGAGCGGCAAAGAATATCACGCCGCCCGCGAGGGTCGGGGCTGGAAATCTAAGCTATATCGTCTGATTGATGATACAATTCCCCATGTAAAAACTTTCGATGAATTATTGCAAAGGATATCGGCGGCGGGTTATGAAGTATCGCGGACAAAAAAGGTTTTAAAATTCCGTGCGCCGGGACAAGATAAATTCACACGGGGGCATGACGATTATACTGAAATGCGTATACGGGAACGGATAGCGGGCGGCGCATCACGCAAGCCCCAGCGCGACGACAAGGGTGTAAACCTTGTCATTGATATACAGAATAGCATAAAGGCCCAGCAAAATGAGGGCTATAAACGTTGGGCGAAAGTCTTTAACCTCAAAGAGACCTCAAAAGCTGTTAATTATTTAACGGAGCATAACATTACCGACCGGGAACAGCTTGCCCGCATCGTCAAAGACGCTGCCACAAAATTTGACAAGACCGCCGCCGATCTGCGCGGGATTGAAAAACGCTTGTCTGATGTATTGCTAACCATGAAGCATACAGAGAATTACCGCCGTATGAAGCCGACTTATGACAAGTACCTTGCGGCAAAAAACAAAGACCGCTATTATTCCGAACATGAAAGCAGCTTAATATTATTTCACGCTGCCAAAAAGGGGCTTGCCGATCTCGGCATTAAGGGTCGCGCCTCGATTCCCGCCGATCTGCATAAGGAGTATGGGAAGTTACAGAATAAAAAAGATAGTCTATACCGATCTTACAGGACGCAAAAAAAGGAAGTTCGGGAGCTTGAAATCATAAAGGCAAACGTGGATAGTCTCTTAGAGCCGCCCCGCCTGGAACGTGAGAGCAAGGAAAAACAGAGATAA
- the arsB gene encoding ACR3 family arsenite efflux transporter, which yields MEAKTNQSIGFFEKYLTVWVVICMVAGILISQFLPQIPTFLNQFEYANVSIPIALLIWIMIYPMMMKVDFKSIKDVGKNPKGLFVTWVTNWLIKPFTMFGIAVLFFYVVFKNLIPPELAKDYLAGAVLLGAAPCTAMVFVWSTLTKGNPAYTVVQVATNDLIILFAFVPIVKFLLGVGNVEVPWDTLFLSILLFVVIPLTAGILTRVFMVKKKGVDYFNQKFVPKFNNVTVIGLLLTLIILFSFQGQTILANPVHILLIAVPLVIQTFLIFFIAYFACKLLKLSFDIAAPAGMIGASNFFELAVAVAIALFGANSPVALATTVGVLVEVPVMLTLVKIANKTQRWFPAVNRL from the coding sequence ATGGAAGCAAAAACAAATCAAAGCATCGGATTTTTTGAAAAGTATTTGACGGTATGGGTTGTAATCTGTATGGTTGCGGGGATTCTTATTAGTCAATTTCTACCACAGATTCCAACTTTTCTGAATCAATTTGAGTATGCTAATGTATCTATCCCTATTGCACTACTGATTTGGATTATGATTTATCCCATGATGATGAAAGTAGATTTTAAGAGTATAAAAGATGTGGGGAAAAATCCGAAAGGGCTTTTTGTAACATGGGTTACTAATTGGCTGATAAAGCCGTTTACCATGTTTGGTATTGCTGTACTGTTTTTCTATGTGGTGTTCAAAAATTTGATTCCTCCCGAACTTGCAAAGGATTACCTTGCCGGAGCCGTACTTCTCGGAGCCGCGCCCTGTACTGCAATGGTTTTCGTTTGGAGTACACTGACAAAGGGAAATCCTGCATATACCGTGGTACAGGTTGCAACAAACGATCTGATTATTCTTTTTGCTTTCGTACCGATTGTAAAATTCTTGCTAGGCGTAGGCAATGTCGAAGTTCCGTGGGACACGTTATTCTTATCCATTCTACTGTTTGTAGTGATACCGCTCACGGCAGGAATCCTCACAAGGGTATTTATGGTAAAGAAAAAAGGAGTAGATTATTTCAATCAAAAATTTGTGCCAAAATTCAATAATGTTACAGTAATTGGTCTGCTCCTTACGCTTATCATTCTATTTTCGTTTCAAGGACAGACGATACTTGCAAATCCAGTGCATATCCTGTTAATTGCAGTGCCGCTTGTTATTCAGACGTTTTTGATTTTCTTTATCGCGTATTTTGCTTGTAAGCTGTTAAAGCTATCGTTTGACATAGCGGCTCCTGCTGGTATGATTGGCGCATCAAATTTTTTTGAATTGGCAGTAGCGGTAGCAATCGCGCTATTTGGAGCAAATTCTCCAGTCGCACTTGCGACGACGGTAGGTGTATTAGTAGAAGTCCCTGTTATGCTGACGCTTGTAAAAATTGCAAATAAAACTCAACGGTGGTTTCCTGCCGTGAATAGACTATAA
- a CDS encoding transposon-transfer assisting family protein, which yields MEYFTVEETNLICIYDIRTRAGLLRDLYAATEDVYDPELLEVFKAVIHKLEGLTDGEYLELAPGLVPADDLEVDA from the coding sequence ATGGAGTATTTCACAGTAGAAGAAACAAATTTGATTTGCATTTACGACATTCGGACACGGGCGGGGCTGTTACGCGATTTGTACGCAGCTACTGAGGACGTTTACGACCCGGAATTACTGGAGGTTTTCAAAGCTGTAATTCATAAGCTGGAGGGATTGACGGACGGCGAATATTTGGAACTTGCCCCCGGTCTTGTCCCAGCCGATGATTTGGAAGTAGACGCATGA
- a CDS encoding DUF6050 family protein, whose protein sequence is MKQDYVTDCAECGAPCPAVFKIPLCHDCAVKKTRKDFLKFVVLPVVLALFLYWFATMIFQTSEHRVAYTLLFMGVPYGIRRMFLWVIPVGYGLAGTIGILALNIIVGAVIGVVVLVYQLIKAVVYIVKTIIAAVKIAGYKKIEILQA, encoded by the coding sequence ATGAAACAAGATTATGTAACCGATTGTGCGGAGTGCGGCGCACCTTGCCCCGCTGTTTTCAAAATCCCGCTTTGCCACGATTGCGCCGTCAAAAAGACGCGCAAGGATTTTCTAAAATTTGTCGTGTTGCCTGTTGTGCTGGCTCTTTTCCTTTACTGGTTTGCAACCATGATCTTTCAGACCAGCGAACACCGGGTAGCCTATACTTTACTATTTATGGGCGTACCGTATGGCATACGGCGTATGTTCCTTTGGGTTATCCCGGTCGGTTACGGATTAGCCGGAACAATCGGGATATTAGCCCTTAATATCATCGTCGGCGCTGTGATCGGCGTGGTGGTGCTGGTCTACCAGCTTATAAAAGCGGTCGTTTATATTGTCAAAACGATCATTGCCGCCGTCAAGATTGCAGGATATAAAAAGATTGAAATTTTGCAAGCATGA
- a CDS encoding tyrosine-type recombinase/integrase yields the protein MKQNYNEILREYRIYLTEHEKSHATIQKYVRELVWFLSFLQGEEPTKAKVLEYREQLQQSHHARTVNAKLSAIHSYLDYLGLAACKVRFLKIQHTVFVDDSRDLTEAEYHRLLDAAKRKKDSRLYHVMLAICTTGIRVSELSFLTVEALHKGKAEIRMKGKIRTILLTKELCRKLNAYAKEKGIRTGYLFCTRTGKPLDRSNICHDMKKLCRAARVNPEKVFPHNLRHLFAKCYYAIKKNLAYLADILGHASVDTTRIYVAMGTREHERTLQRMHLIS from the coding sequence ATGAAACAAAATTACAATGAAATCTTGCGGGAGTACCGCATCTACTTGACCGAACATGAAAAATCTCACGCAACCATACAAAAGTATGTTCGTGAGTTGGTTTGGTTTCTTTCATTTTTACAGGGGGAAGAACCTACAAAAGCAAAGGTGCTGGAATATCGAGAGCAACTGCAACAGAGCCACCATGCCCGCACCGTAAATGCCAAGCTGTCCGCCATTCATTCCTATCTGGACTACCTGGGGCTGGCGGCCTGCAAGGTGAGGTTTTTGAAAATCCAGCATACGGTATTTGTGGATGACAGCCGAGATTTGACCGAAGCGGAATACCACCGCTTGTTAGACGCTGCCAAAAGGAAAAAGGACAGCCGCCTGTATCATGTGATGCTTGCCATTTGCACCACCGGAATCCGGGTCAGTGAGCTTTCCTTTCTGACTGTGGAGGCATTGCACAAAGGAAAAGCGGAAATCCGCATGAAAGGCAAAATCCGCACCATTCTCTTGACAAAAGAGCTGTGCCGGAAATTGAACGCCTATGCCAAAGAAAAAGGCATCCGAACGGGGTATCTGTTCTGCACCCGTACCGGAAAGCCCTTAGATCGAAGCAATATCTGTCATGATATGAAAAAGCTGTGCCGGGCGGCGCGGGTAAATCCTGAAAAGGTCTTTCCCCACAATTTGCGGCACTTGTTTGCAAAATGCTATTATGCCATCAAAAAGAATCTGGCATATCTTGCGGATATTTTAGGACACGCCTCCGTGGACACCACGCGTATCTATGTAGCTATGGGCACACGGGAACATGAGCGAACCTTACAGCGGATGCATCTGATCTCATAG
- a CDS encoding plasmid mobilization protein encodes MAERKRKIPLIVYVTEDERETIQRKMELAGSANNFSRYARKMLIDGYVIQVDHTPLKELAREIGGIGRNINQIAARANTTGNLYAEDIQEIKERMNEVWHIVRYTLLSQR; translated from the coding sequence GTGGCAGAACGCAAAAGAAAAATCCCGCTGATCGTCTATGTAACAGAGGATGAACGGGAAACAATACAACGAAAAATGGAGCTTGCCGGGAGCGCAAATAATTTTAGCAGATATGCCCGCAAGATGCTGATTGACGGTTATGTCATACAAGTCGATCACACACCTTTGAAAGAGCTTGCGCGAGAAATTGGCGGTATAGGTCGTAATATCAACCAAATTGCAGCCCGCGCGAACACCACGGGCAATTTGTACGCCGAAGATATACAAGAGATAAAGGAGCGGATGAACGAGGTTTGGCATATTGTGAGATACACCCTATTAAGTCAACGCTAA
- a CDS encoding cysteine-rich VLP protein has product MKQFTPFQTKRANVLIRAECCNYVQGNCDALDAGEPVPCPQIASQSMLCLWFKNAVLPIDKTLCAELSTPDKQKPCAKCGALFQSSSNRAKYCNLCVNQIKRDQARERMRRKRQ; this is encoded by the coding sequence ATGAAACAGTTTACGCCCTTTCAGACGAAGCGGGCAAACGTCCTTATCCGTGCCGAGTGTTGCAATTACGTTCAAGGGAATTGTGATGCGCTGGACGCTGGGGAGCCTGTACCCTGTCCGCAAATTGCGTCACAGTCCATGTTGTGCTTGTGGTTCAAAAATGCGGTTTTACCGATTGATAAAACCCTTTGCGCGGAGCTTTCAACCCCGGACAAGCAAAAGCCTTGTGCGAAGTGCGGCGCATTGTTCCAGTCGAGCAGCAACAGAGCTAAGTATTGTAATTTATGTGTCAATCAGATTAAGCGCGATCAAGCGCGGGAGCGTATGCGGCGAAAAAGGCAATAA
- a CDS encoding RNA polymerase sigma factor: protein METIPRNDFILRHRYDAFCKAVLRNEAKSYWSEMAHRREREKSLDALTQEEMDKLSVVDDYPSDSYVFSSYGYDLLIDNELVAEAFASLPEQEQSILILHCVLDLADGEIGSLMGMSRSAVQRHRTRTLKQLRMKLMAFMPEGGKRG, encoded by the coding sequence ATGGAAACGATCCCCCGCAATGATTTTATCCTGCGGCACCGCTATGATGCTTTCTGCAAAGCGGTACTCCGCAATGAGGCTAAAAGCTACTGGTCGGAGATGGCGCATCGCCGCGAACGTGAAAAGTCGCTGGATGCTCTGACACAAGAGGAAATGGACAAGCTCTCAGTCGTGGATGATTACCCCAGCGACAGCTACGTTTTTTCGTCGTATGGGTATGACCTGCTGATCGACAACGAGCTTGTAGCCGAGGCGTTCGCCAGCCTGCCGGAACAGGAACAAAGCATTTTGATTTTGCACTGTGTTCTGGATTTGGCAGACGGAGAAATCGGCAGCCTCATGGGAATGTCCCGCAGCGCCGTACAGCGTCACAGGACAAGGACCCTGAAACAGTTGCGTATGAAATTGATGGCGTTCATGCCAGAGGGAGGTAAACGCGGATGA
- a CDS encoding helix-turn-helix domain-containing protein: MDIDFIGDRISKLRSRKGVSQRDMSLSIGQSVGYINRIENKNALPSIPLLFYICDYLGVSLTDFFDTSIEEPALVSELHEETKSLNEQALRYMLGIAKELNKK; encoded by the coding sequence ATGGACATTGATTTTATAGGTGATCGTATATCAAAATTGAGATCAAGGAAAGGCGTTTCCCAAAGGGACATGAGCCTTTCAATCGGGCAAAGTGTGGGCTATATTAACAGGATTGAAAATAAAAATGCCTTACCCTCAATACCTTTGCTATTCTATATTTGCGACTATTTAGGTGTTAGTCTTACAGATTTCTTTGACACCAGCATTGAAGAACCCGCGCTTGTTAGCGAACTTCACGAAGAAACAAAATCATTGAATGAACAAGCGTTGCGTTATATGCTGGGGATAGCCAAAGAACTAAATAAAAAATAG